One Malus domestica chromosome 11, GDT2T_hap1 genomic region harbors:
- the LOC103412945 gene encoding uncharacterized protein, which yields METLAGSSITLFAKANTNKPLSPSKSLPGRSEIGFFGSRNSNVRVQHTTSLLRQKALQLVASSQTEVFTTSETAGIWIQPTERSETVRVQFQLHEECKFGESFLLVGNEPIIGQWNPSNAIPMNCSDGNIWNTELDVPTGIAIQYKFILKKATGDVLWQPGPDRILHTWSTKNTISIDEDWIDYELQKISEVQITNESEALLVNLDVGPIVPGNVTHPEDQELLLNANKGANFTDKPASADEKPQFNSNNEVAIEEKTIKSADGTLLGIRKEVRVLDYGSSAVKEESIKKSTPTTLTRKISESPKDEEDEALPTYEMSPVLVPSLTATQAVSSEEVILPEGLGTPLPSKESPPIELGKSISPAEATSNDLGKSMNSNELGIPMSSEAALPKELRKSMSSEEQPKELGYLMPSEDALQKEFVKSLSSQAALPDQPMSTEEALPHELRKMPSSEEALLNELRKPLSTEEALPRELGSSMSSGEAPRN from the exons aTGGAAACTCTTGCAGGATCCTCCATAACCTTGTTTGCCAAGGCTAACACTAACaaacctctctctccctcaaaatCTCTTCCGGGTCGATCCGAGATTGGCTTTTTTGGGTCTCGAAATTCCAATGTTCGCGTTCAGCATACCACCTCTCTGCTTCGACAGAAAGCGCTTCAATTGGTTGCTTCATCTCAGACAGAG GTTTTTACGACCTCAGAAACAGCAGGAATTTGGATCCAACCAACAG AGCGATCAGAAACTGTCCGTGTCCAATTCCAATTACACGAGGAGTGCAAGTTTGGTGAGAGCTTCCTCTTGGTGGGTAATGAACCTATCATAGGACAGTGGAACCCTTCAAATGCTATACCAATGAACTGTTCAGATGGAAACATATGGAATACTGAGCTG GATGTTCCTACTGGCATAGCAATCCAATACAAGTTTATACTGAAAAAGGCCACAGGAGATGTGTTGTGGCAACCCGGTCCAGATCGGATTCTGCACACCTGGAGTACCAAGAACACAATATCCATTGATGAAGACTGGATAGACTATGAACTTCAGAAGATAAGCGAAGTGCAAATTACAAACGAAAGCGAGGCACTACTTGTAAACCTCGACGTGGGACCGATCGTTCCCGGGAATGTTACCCATCCTGAAGATCAAGAACTTCTGTTGAATGCGAACAAGGGTGCAAATTTTACAGATAAACCTGCCTCGGCGGATGAAAAACCACAATTTAACAGCAACAATGAAGTCGCAATTGAAGAGAAGACTATCAAATCAGCAGATGGAACTTTGCTCGGTATAAGGAAGGAAGTACGCGTTTTAGACTATGGTAGTAGCGCCGTGAAAGAGGAATCTATAAAAAAGTCAACCCCGACAACCTTAACGAGAAAGATTTCTGAAAGTCCgaaagatgaagaagatgaagcctTGCCTACTTATGAAATGAGTCCTGTTCTAGTGCCTAGTTTAACTGCAACGCAAGCGGTGTCATCTGAGGAAGTAATACTGCCCGAAGGACTTGGAACACCACTACCTTCTAAAGAATCACCACCCATAGAGCTAGGAAAATCCATATCTCCTGCAGAAGCAACATCCAATGATCTTGGAAAATCGATGAATTCTAACGAACTTGGAATACCAATGTCTTCTGAAGCAGCACTGCCCAAAGAACTTAGAAAATCAATGTCTTCTGAAGAACAACCCAAAGAACTAGGATATTTGATGCCTTCTGAAGATGCACTGCAAAAAGAATTTGTAAAGTCATTGTCTTCTCAAGCAGCACTACCTGATCAACCAATGTCTACTGAAGAAGCACTCCCACATGAACTTAGAAAAATGCCGTCTTCTGAAGAAGCACTCCTAAATGAACTTAGAAAACCGCTGTCTACTGAAGAAGCACTTCCAAGAGAACTTGGATCATCAATGTCTTCTGGAGAAGCCCCGCGAAATTAA
- the LOC114819703 gene encoding uncharacterized protein, with protein sequence MGDLQVVGGIKKLNNKNYNTWATCMESYLQGQDLWEVVGGGEVTQPTAEDDNGILRKWKIKAGKAMFALKTTIEEEMLEHIRDAKTPNEAWDTFVTVFSKKNDTRLQLLKNELLSMAQRDMTIAQYFHKVKSICREISELDPTAPIGETRMKRIIIHGLRPEYRGFIAAIQGWPTQPSLVEFENLLAGQEAMAKQMGGI encoded by the coding sequence ATGGGTGACCTTCAAGTAGTTGGAGGAAtcaagaagctcaacaacaaaaactacaaTACGTGGGCAACATGTATGGAGTCTTACTTACAAGGTCAGGACCTTTGGGAAGTTGTCGGTGGTGGTGAGGTTACACAACCGACGGCAGAAGATGACAATGGCATCTTGCGAAAGTGGAAAATTAAAGCAGGCAAAGCGATGTTTGCTTTAAAGACcacaattgaagaagaaatgttGGAGCACATCCGGGATGCCAAAACGCCAAATGAAGCATGGGACACTTTTGTTACAGTCTTTTCAAAGAAGAATGATACAAGACTGCAACTTCTCAAGAACGAGCTGCTATCGATGGCGCAACGCGACATGACGATTGCCCAGTACTTTCACAAGGTGAAGTCGATATGCCGCGAAATTTCAGAGTTAGATCCAACAGCTCCTATTGGGGAAACCAGGATGAAGAGAATAATTATCCATGGTTTGAGACCCGAATATCGAGGGTTCATTGCCGCTATACAGGGATGGCCGACACAACCATCGCttgttgagtttgaaaatttgcttgCAGGTCAAGAAGCTATGGCCAAGCAAATGGGAGGAATCTAG
- the LOC139189397 gene encoding pentatricopeptide repeat-containing protein At2g29760, chloroplastic-like has translation MDFIGMLNLPKRRVAHMLELDPSNHIAYVLLSNIYAKTGKWEEVSGLRKRTRDAGMKKEPVYSATEVNSIVPEFIVGDSSHPLCKEIYSKLDEIAGRLKSNGYVPNKSHLLQFVEEEDMKDHTLIIHN, from the coding sequence ATGGACTTCATTGGAATGTTGAACTTGCCGAAAAGGAGAGTAGCCCATATGCTTGAGTTGGATCCCAGTAACCACATAGCTTATGTACTCTTATCAAATATCTATGCCAAGACAGGGAAATGGGAAGAAGTTTCAGGGTTAAGGAAGCGTACGCGAGATGCGGGAATGAAGAAAGAACCGGTTTATAGTGCAACCGAAGTCAACAGTATTGTTCCTGAATTTATAGTTGGCGATAGCTCTCACCCTCTGTGCAAAGAAATATATTCAAAGTTGGATGAAATAGCAGGGAGATTGAAGTCAAATGGATACGTGCCAAACAAGTCACATCTACTGCAGTttgttgaggaagaagacatgAAGGACCATACCCTAATCATTCACAACTAG